The DNA segment CATTATAAAAAAATTTTTATATAATTTTCACCTTATGGTTCCGTAGCTCAGCTGGTAGAGCACCACCTTGACATGGTGGTGGTCGTTGGTTCAAGTCCAATCGGAGCCACCATTTTGTAGTTTTCTAACTTAAATTACTATAATTTTAAGAGTATTTAAAATCTAATCAATCTTTATAAAATTAAAGAAAATAAATAAGCATAGACTTGCTGATTTTATAAACCTATCATCACTGAAGTTGATTTTATGATTCCACAAACCTCATCACCAACTTTAAAATCAACATCTTGAGCAGAATTTAATGTGATTAATGATGTTAAAATTTGATTTTCTCCTAAATCTAAACTAACTTCAGCACTAACTACACCTTTATTTATATTTGTAATTTTACCTTTTAAGATATTTCTTGCACTAATTTTAAGATCTTTTTCATTACTTATCATAACTGATGTTGATTTAATGATAGCTTTTACTTCTTTACCAACTTTAAGATCTAAATTCTCTATAGAATTTTTAGTTATGATTGAAACAATTTTTATCCCATTTTTTAACTCTAATACCACCTCTGCATTTACTGCACCTGCAACTAATTCTACTACTTTTCCTGAAAAAACATTTCTTGCACTAATTTGCATTTTTACTCCTTAATTATGAAATTATTATAATTTAAAATTCACTCACCTGTAAAAACTCTTTATAATATTTATCATGATTTAATAACTATATTCTTGCTATCTTAACAATATTTTCTTAATCAGGTATTACATATCTTTATATATTTTTTCATCAGATAAAAGAAATCTCGGTAATAAAAAGCATTGAGCAAACTACGATAAATTCAAACTTTAGTGGTATAAATTAACAAAATTATTTTTGCTATATTTATTTAATTAAAAAATTTAAAATTGATTAAATATAAAAAGAACAAAATCTAATAGCTTTTTGATGTTATAAGATAGACTTATAATATCTTAGAATATATTTTTATTCAATTTTATTAAAAAGCATCTTTGATATAATTATACTAAGGAAATAAAAATTTATAAATATTTACGCATCAAAAATCTCTTTCATAGATCGCAAATAGGAGTATATATGCAAAATGAATTATTGCAAAATTTAGAGAATCATTTTGAAACGCTAAATCACATTAGAAATTTAGCACAAAATTATGATGAAAGATTATTAGATTATCTTTTAGAGCAAAGCATATATAAAGATGAATTAAAAGTAGATTTTTTATCACACAAAAGAATGCTTTAATTTTTAAACTCAATGACTTTTTAACTTTTTTAGATCTTAGAAATTTAAGCGGTAGTTTCACAAGTTATGCAAATAAAATAGGGCTTAGCTTTAAAACAAAAGGCTTTTTATGATAACAAAGGATAACTTTAAAGAAGTATTGGCAATATTAGGTTTTAAACAAGAGGATAATAAATATTCTAAAACTATAAATAGCTACACAATGCAAGTAGATTTTAATAAAGAAAAGCTCATATATCCGCAAGAGCTCACTACTGAAAGTGATACAACAAGCAATTTTTCACAAAATGAAAATTTTGTTGTTTTTGAATGTGTGCATAAACTCTTAGAAATAGGCTACAAAGCTCAAGACTTAGTATTAGAAAAAACTTGGAAGCTAGGGCATAGTGCTAAAAGCGGTAGAGCAGATATTACAATATATAAAAGCGATGAAAATAATAAAGAAAGTTATGTTTATTGCATTATAGAATGTAAAACTATGGGAAAAGAATTTGATAATGCTAAAAAAGATTTATTTAATAATAGCGATGGCAACCAACTTTTTAGCTATGCCGCATAAGCTAGAAGCGTAGAATGGCTATGCCTATATGCCAGTGATTATAAAAATTCAGAAATAATAACAAAAGAAGAGATTATTAAATTTAAAGATGATGCAAATATTTTAAATCTAAGTTTAAATGATAATTCAATACAGACATTTCAAAAAGCATCAGGTGTAAGCGATTTTTTCATGGTTTGAGAAGAAACCTATAACAAAAAGTCCTATGAAAATCTCATTTTTAAATCACAAGCTTATGATATAGGTATATTACCCCTTTATAAAAAAGACTTAAAAGAATTTGAAAAAAGCGATGGTTTAAATGTAAAATTCAAAGAGATTCTAAGACATAACAACATAAGCGACCCGCAAAATGCCTTTAATTCACTCTTAGCCCTTTTTCTTTGTAAATGTGTAGATGAAGCAAGCAAACAAGATGATGAAGAATTAGACTTTTATTACAACCCTTTTAAAGATGATTATTTTAGCCTATATAAAAGACTTTTAAATCTTTTTATTAAAGGCATGAAAGATTTTTTAAAAGAAGAAGTTTATCACACAGAAGAAAACTTTGTTGCTAATACCTTGCAAACCTACACAGGTGCAAATCGTAAAAAACTACAAGAGATATTAGAAACAGAATTACAAAAAGCAAGAATCTACTCTGCACAATTTTTTAATTTCAAGCAAAGCTACAATAAAAAGCTTTTTGAGAAAAATGGCAAAGTTTTAGCAGAGGTTATACAGCTTTTTGAGAAATACCGCTTTTCCTATTCTAGCAAGTATCAATTTTTAGGAGATCTTTTTGAGCAATTTTTAAACGAAGGCTTCAAAGAAGATGAGGGTAGATATTTCACCCCAATGCCAATTACTCGCTTTATGTGGAATGCCCTACCTTTTGAAGATTTTATTAATCTCAAAGATAAAAAGTTTCCAAAAATTATAGACTTTGCTTGTGGTGCAGGGCATTTTTTGACAGAGGGCGTAAATGCGTTTAGTGATTATTGCAAAGATAAACTCAGCATAGATGATAATGCCTTATCAGAAAATTTCTATGGCATAGATAAAGATGATCGCCTAGCAAGGACAACCCAAGTTGCAATGCTTTTAAATGGTGCGAATAAAGCAAAAATCCGCTTTATTGATGGCTTAGAATATGATCAAGAATTTTATGGAGCTAAGCAACAAATTTTTGATATATTAGTAGCAAATCCACCCTATTCAGTCAAAGACTTCAAACAGCATTTAAGCCAAAATGTCCTAAAAGGCAAAGAGGGCAATAAGCCTTATGAAGTATTAGAATTTACAAGCTTAAATAGTGCAATGATAGAAAATGTTTTTGTAGAAAGGCTAACTCATATCTTAAAACCAAAAGGCTTAGCAGCAATCATTCTTCCTAGCTCAATCCTTTCAAATACAGATCAAGCTACAATCAAAGCAAGAGAAATCATCTTATCAAATTTTAACATTCATGCCATTTGCTCCTTTGGTAGCCAAACCTTTGGCACAACAGGCACAAATACAATCATTTTATTTTTAAGTCGCTTTGATGAACCGCCAAAGAAGACAGAGCTTTTACAAGATAGCATTAATGCAATTTTTGCTCATACAATGCAAGAAAATTTTACAGATAATGAAATATTAGAATCTTATCTAGCGATGCAAGAATTTGAAAAGCAAGATTATATAGGCTTGTTAAAACAAAAAGCTTTGCCAAACTATCCCCTTTTTGAAGAATACAAAAATGCTTTTGAGAATCTAAACGATATTAAAAAATACAAAGATTCAAAAAATTTTAAAGCCCTAGATAAGCAAGAGCAAGATAAGGAAATGCAAAATAGGCTATTTAGCTATATCCTAGAGAGAGAAAAAGTGAAGCTAACTTTTTTTGCACTCACCTACAAGCAAAAAACACTCATTATAAAAGCCCCAGATGATACAGATGAACAAAAGAAATTCTTGGGCTATGTGATAAGCAAATCTAAAAATAGCAAAAGTGGCTTGAGTGAAACAGAGGGGCTTTTAAGCGATAAGCAAAACCGCAACGCACAAGATAAGATCGCCTATGCAATTAAACAAAGTTTCAAGGGTAACTTTCATAATCATGAAAGCTTTAATCAATACATAAGCTATGTTATAACTTGCAATCTTTTAAACTTTAAAACCATAGAATTTAACAAAACAATAACACTCAATACAACACAAGATAGCACAAGCCTTAATCCCTTTATAGATTCTAAATATGAGCTTGTAAAGTTGGGGGAAGTGTGTAGTATCAATAAGTTCCAACATCAAGTAAGTGCGGAAAAATTAAAAAGCATGAAAGTTAATAATGGGAACATAAAGCTTTTACCTAGTTCAAAAAATTACGATTGGTGGACAGATGAAAATATAGCTAAAGGCTATATTAATGAGGGCGAAGTAATAGCATTGGGTGTCGCAAGATACGCAAATATTAAGAAATTTAAAGGCAAATTTGTATCAGCCAACAATAAACTTATTAGCATTAAAAATGAAAAAATATTGTTTGACTATACCTACTATATACTTGAAGCATATGGACAAAAACTATATAAAAGCGGTTCTCAATATCCACAATTTGATACAAATAAATTTGAATGTTTTAAAATCCCCCTACCGCCACTTGAGATTCAAAAACAAATTGTAAAAGAATGCGAGGAAGTAGAAAGCTATACTAAAAATATAAACGATTTGATACAAGCATATGAAAATCTTATAAAAGCAGTTTTATTTAAAGCAGATATAATTACAGAAGCTCACAATAATGATACGCAAAGCCTATTCCAAATAATTAACAATCAAGAATTAAGCCTAGATTCTAAGATAACAATGCAATCTCACCATATAAATATAAGTAAAAATAAAGATTCTAAAACACAGCCAAGCACAACACATTCTAAGCATTTATATAGCACACAAGATATTGCATTAGCTATTAATGCACCAGATTCTAATAATACCTTTGATATAGAACAACTAGAAAGCCTTTTAGATTCTATCCCCACTCCACCAAAAGAAACATGGGAAAAACATCGCTTAAGTGATAACAAAAAATTTGCAATACAAATAGGCAAACGAGTCCTTAAAGATGAAGTAAAAGAAAGCGGAAAAATTCCTGTATATAGTGCAAATGTTAAAGAGATTTTTGGATATATTAATAAAGAAATTTTAAACGATTATAATAAAGATAGTATTTTATGGGGGATTGATGGGGATTGGGTGGTAAGTTTTATTCCAAAAAATACGCCATTCTATCCGACTGACCATTGTGGATTTTTAAGGGTAAAAAGTAATGAGATAAATACAAAATTGTTTAGCTTTGCTTTAGAGCAATCAGGACATAATAAAGGTTTTTGTAGGGAATTAAGAGCATCAATAGATAGGATAAAATCCTTACAAATCACACTACCTCCACTACAAGAACAAGAAAAGCTTATAGCAATAATTGATTACATAGAAAACAGAAAGCAAATTTTAAAAAATAAGCTTGACAATATGCATAATAACACTCAAGAAATTTTGCAAAAATACCTCTATCAAAGCTAAATATCTTTAAAGAATTTAGCTTTGCATTATTTTTCCAAGATTCTTTTTAAATCAAATTTTAAAATCACGCAAGAAGCACCTATAAATAATACATCTTTAAATAAAAATCCATCAAAACCTAGTTGTATCATTAAGCTTAAAGTAGTTAAAGAAGTAGCTAATACCCCCAAAGCACCTATAACACCAAATTTAGGATTAAAAAATCCAATAATTAAACAAATATAAATAATTCCCTCTACAATACCCAAAGCATAAGAAGCTCCAGCATCACCAAACAAATGAGGCAAAAAAGCCAACCAAGTCTTAGAAAATAAAGGTTTTAACAATTCTACTTCAAAATCAAACCATTTAGAAATACCAAAAGCAAGAAAAACTAAAATAACCACAAAACGCAATACAAACTTATCGATATTTGTATTAATAAAATAATTTGCAAGTTTATTCATAAAATACCTTTATAAAAATTGATAAGTATCAAAGTAATTTTGCTAGCAAAATGATTATATCAGAGTTTGTCAAATGTACTTTGAGGTTTAAGCCTCAAAGCAAGATTATTGTTTGTTGTTGTTATATTGCAAATAAACTACATGTGTAGCCAAATATTCTTCAAGCCCATGCTTACCATCAGCTCCACCTATACCACTTTTTCTCCATCCTGCATGAAAACCTTGCATAGCTTCAAAATTTTCACGATTAATATAAGTTTCACCAAATTTAATCTCCCTGCTTGCGCGCATAGCTATGTCTAAATTTTGTGTATAAATAGAACTTGTAAGTCCATACTCACAATCATTTGCCATATCAATAGCTTCATCAAGAGTATCAAATTTAGTAATAGGTAAAATAGGAGCAAAAATTTCTTTTTGCATGATCTCATCTTCGTGTTTAACACCCGTTAAAACAGTAGCTGGAAAATAATAACCACTTGTATCATTAAGCTTTCCGCCACATTCTACAACTGCTCCTTTTTGCACTGCTCTATCAAGCATAGCTAAAGCATTATCAAGTCCTGCTTGATTCACAAGAGGTCCCATATCAAAATCACCTTTTAAAGTATTTCCAACACTTACTTTACTCATACTTTTAACAAATTTATCTACAAATTCCTCATAAACATCTTTATGTACATAAGCTCTTTCAGCACAATTGCAAACTTGCCCATTATTGCAAATCCTACTTGCTTTTATCGCTTCAACTGCTAAATCAATATCTGCATCTTTGCAAACTATAGCAGGTGCTTTTCCGCCAAGCTCTAAAGAAACTTTAATAATATTTTTAGCTGCTGCTTGCATAACTTTTGTACCTGCATCAACACTTCCTGTAAGACTTACCATAGCAATATTTTCATTACTTGCTAATTCTTCTCCTACAACACTTCCTTTACCTGCTACAAGATTAAAAACACCTTTTGGTAAAGAACTTTGAGAAACAAGTTTAGCAAATTCAAAAGCATTATTTGGAGTTTCGCTACTTGGTTTAATAACTATAGTATTACCTGTAAGTAAAGCTGGAGCTAACTTTCTAGCAATTAAAAAGAAAGGAAAATTCCAAGGTAAAATTCCACTAACAACTCCAAGAGCACTTTTATAAAGATAGATATGCTCATTAGCTCTATCGCTTTGTATAATTTCACCTTCATAGCGTCTAGCCCATTCGGCTGTATAATCCATATAATCTGCTGTAAAATGAATTTCTACACTAGCTAAAGACCTAACTTTACCTTGCTCTTGCATCAAAACTTCAGTTAAATAATCTGCATTTTTGCGTATTAAATTTGCAAGTTCTCTTAAGTGATTAGCTCTTTGTATCGCAGGTTTTGCCTCCCAAGCTTTTTGAGCTTTTTTAGCTGCTTGTATGGCTCTTTGTGTATCCTCTAAAGATGCACTTGCTACTTTAGAAATCACTTCCTTAGTCGCAGGATTAATAACTTCGATAAATTCACCATTATGAGGGATAAATTCTCCGTCAATAAAATTGTAATATGTTGTCATTGTGTCTCCTTAATTTTGGGTTTAATCCAAATGAAAAACTTCTTCCATATCAAGCCATTTTTCTCCAGCATTCCCTAAAGAAATTTGGCAAGGATCGGTAACTTTCCACCATTCTTGAGTATTTACATCTGCTGCCATTTTTTCCATATCTTTTTTAAAATCATTGCCTACGTATTCAAAATAAGCAAACAAATATTCCCCAAAAAGATAAATAGAATAATTTTGTATATGACACTCTTTAATCATTTCACAAACTCCTTTATAAGGACTTGCATGAAGCTCTTTATATTCCTTAATTTTTTCGGGTTTGATCTTAATAATCTGCCCATATCTTTGCATTTTTAACTCCTTTCATATAAATTAAAAGCATTTTTATAAAAAATAGCATCTAAATTTTCAAAAACTTCACTTTGTATAATGAGCTTTGCCCACTCATTTGGCTCTAACTTCGCCACAGGAAAATTAGAACCAAATAAAAGTCTTTCTTCTCCAAAACAAGCCTTTAAAAAAGCAAAAATTTCAAAAAGAAAATCTTTTGGAGTTTCTTGTGAAAAATTATCAGGAGCTGAAAGTTTTATAAAAAATTGCGAATAATGAGAAAATTTTTCTAAAGTTTTTTTATATTGATCCAAATGTTCCTTAGAAGGTGTTCCAAAATGATTAAGACAAACTTTTAATTTAGGACAAGTTCTAAAAACAAACTCTAGCATAGCAAGCTCTTCATTTTTCATACAAGCTTCAAAAACTAAATTTTCTTTTTCTAAATATTTTAAAATTTGTAAAAAATCCTCTTCTAAAAGCCTTCTAGCTCCCTTTACACTTGTGTGTAAAACTTCTCTAAAAGCTGAAATTTCATCTTTATAATTTATATCAGCTAAACAAAGTTTAAAACCATAAAGCTCCTTTTGCTTTAAGGCAAAAGAAGCTTCACTATCTTTATCATCACTATTTGCTTCAACATACATAGCTCCAATTAAATCAAAATCTTGATATTTTTTTATCACATCTTCATAATTAAAATTTTTATTTAAGCACTCATTAAATTTCAACCAAGGAATACTCATTTGATCTAAATCCCAAAGATGAAGATGTGCATCAAAAATTTTTTGCATTTTAAGCCCTTATTTTAGAACCCAAAAAGCCATACCAAGCTACATATAAAAATAAAGGTGCCATAGCTAAATAGCCCATACTAGTACCAAAATGATCATTTATAGCCCCTATAATTAAAGGACTGATAGCACCTCCTACTATACTCATAACTAAAAGTGAACCTGCTAATTTAACCTGATGAAAAGGTAAATTTTTTGTAGAAACAGCAAAAATAGTAGGAAAAGAAATACTCATAAAGAAAAATAATGTAATTAGTAAAATAACACTAAACAAACCACTACTAAAATAAAGCCCTACACATAAAATAACATTAATTAAAGAATAAATTCCTAAAATACTTTCTCCTTTAATTTTTTTCATTAAAGGTGTAGAAAGAATTCGGCCCATCATAAAAGCTACTAAAGCTATAGAAAAATAATATGCTGCTTGTTCATCACTAAGTCCTTCATAATGTTCTGTAGCATAATTAATAAAAAATGCTCCAGCAGCAACTTGATTAGCTATATAAAGAAATTGTGCTATAAGTCCAAAATTAAAATGACTATGTTTAAAAACTCCAAAAGCTTTACTTGTATCTTCTTTAGCATAATCACTACTTACTTGAGAACCTTCTGGAATTTTATTTAAAGCAAAAAGTATTAAAATTAAAAGCACTATAGCAGCAATACCCACATAAACAAGCTGAACATTACTCATATTTGCTAAAAGTGCTTGCTCTATTTGATCAGCGCTTGCTCCTTCTTCTTGTTTTGTTATGGATAAAAACAAGGCTCCACCAATGATTGGTCCCACAAATTGTCCAAAACCATTAAAGCTTTGTGCTGCATTGATTCTAAAACTTGCATTTTTTTCATCACCAAGTTTTACCATATAAGGATTTGCACTTGTTTCTAATGATCCTATACCGCAAGCTAAAATGAAAAAGGCAAATAAAAATAAGCCAAAACTTGCTATATTTGTCGCTGGTATAATCAGCAAACAACCAATGGCATATAAAGCCAAACCAAAAATAATACCCATTTTATAAGAAAAACGATTTGCTATATAACCTGCAGGTAAAGCGATAATAAAATAAGCTCCAAAATAAGCAAGTTGCAAAAAACCGCTCTCATGTTGAGTAATATGCAAGTGATTTTGAAAATTTTTATTCATCACATCTATAAGACCATAACTTACACCCCATAAAAAGAAAAGTGAAGTAACAAGAATAATTGCTATTTTAATATTTCTTGAATTTTCGTTCATTTTTTACTCCTTTATAATTTAATCCCAATTTAAAGCTCTATCTAAATGCACATAACCCCCATCAGGAAACAAAATTTGACCTGTAGTATGTGAAGCAAGAGGGCTTAGTGTAAAAACTGATGTATTTGCAATTTCCTCTATAGTAGTAAAACGATGCCCTAAAGGAATACTTTTAGCAATTTTTTTGTATTGTTCTTTTGGGTCAGAAAAATTTGAAAGCCATTTTTCATAAAGAGGGGTCATAACTTCAGCTGGAGCTAGGGCGTTAACTCTTACATTATCTTTAGCAAATGCGCAAGCCCACTCTCTAGTAAATCCTATTTGTGCAGCTTTTGCCGAAGCATAAGCTGAGGTTCTACCTTGCCCTGTAAGTCCTGTTTTACTAACTATATTTAAAATGCTACCTTGCTCTTTTTTAATATAAGGTAAGCATTCTTTTGTTACTGTATAATAATGAAAAAGATTATTTTCATAGGATTTGATTAAATCTTGCGTAGTGGTATCTTCAATATGAAGATTATCATTAGCTCCAGCATTATTAACTAAAGCATAAATTCCACCATATCGAGTAGCAATCTCATTGATAAGTTTTCCTATTTGTTCATAATCTTTTAAATCAATCTCATAAAATCCATAATCTTGACATAATTTTTTTAATTCTTCATCGTGCTCTTGTGGCATAGATCTTGAAAGAACAACTGGTATACCACCTTCTTTTGCCCATAACTTAGCAATGCCATATCCTATACCTTTAGCACCGCCTGTGATAATACAAACCTTATTTTTAATTTGTAAATCCATTTATTCTCCTTTATTTAAAAATTTATTTTAGCAAGTTGTAGCAAGTCTCCAAACTGAAAAATCATTTTGTTCATTGATTTCTGCTTTAACTAATTGTCCTTGCGAAACTCTCATAATCAAATCAATTAACTCATCTCTTACTTCTTCTTTTGTTTTTGTCCCATCTATAATACTTCCTGCATTAATATCAATACAATCTTGCATATTTTCATAGCAAAAAGTATTAGAGCTCATTTTTATAGTTGGCACTATAGCAGAACCCGTAGGCGTACCTCTACCTGTAGTAAAAACACAGATATTTGCACCTCCTGCAACCATTGCTGATAATTGCTCTATATCATTGCCTGGAGTGTTCATAAAAGTAAGTCCTTTAGAAAGTACAGGCTTGGCATAATCAATCACATCCATTAATATTCTAGATCCGGCTTTATAAACACAACCTAAAGATTTTTCTTCTATACTACTTAAACCTCCCTCTATATTACCTGGACTCGGATTTGCTCCACGTATATCAGCATGAAAAGATTTGACTAAATTTTCAAAACCTAAAATCTTGTCATAAACCTTTTTTGCTACTTCATCATCTTTAGCTCTCTTAGCTAAAATTGCTTCACAGCCTATGAGTTCAGTTGTCTCAGCTAAAATTACTGCTCCTCCTTCATCTATAACAAAATCACTTAAACTTCCTAAAGCAGGATTTGCACTAAGTCCACTATAACTATCACTTCCACCACATTCTGTACCCAAAATCAAATCAGAAAAGTTTCCTTCACTTTTTTGTACTTTTGCAGCTTCATCAAGCATATTTTGAACTATTTCAATACCTTTTTGAAGTGTATTTTGAGTACCACCGCACTCTTGTATAACTAAATACTCTACTTTTTTATAAGGAGTTGCTTCTTTAATTTTTTCTGCAACCACTTTTGCTTGTATTACCTCACAACCTAAACCTACAATCAAAACTCCATAAACATTGGCATTACTTCCATGACCTATTAAAACATCTCTTGTTTGCAAAGCATCAAATTCAAGCTGAGAACAGCCATGTTGATGATTGATATATACTGCTCCTTGACATTTTTTAGCAATATTTTCACATACTTTATTTGCGCAATGTACACTTGGAATGATAATAACTTTATTTCTTAAGCCAAATTTTCCATCTTCTCTTCTATAACCCATTAATTTATTCATTGTTCATCTCCTCTACCTCTAATACCCTCTGTATTATGCACATGTACCCAAGCTCCTGCTTTAATATCACAACTTGCAATTGCAATTGCTTCAGCATATTTAATCACTAATTCTTTAGTATTAATGTCTTTAAGTGCAAATTTATGACCACTTTGTATATCTTCTTGTAAAATAACTCCTGCAATGTTTTGCCCTTTTTGAAAATTTTGCAAGGCTGTTGCTACATTGTCTTTTTCATTAACTATAACAAAGCCTTTCATAATTTAATTCCTGTTTGTTCTTCTAGTTCTTTAATAATATTTTTAGCTTCATCAAAACGATTGTGCAAAGCTTCTTGAGTTATTTTTGAAAGAGGGTGTGGACTAAAGTCTACAAAATCAAAACCTCTAGCTTTTAAAAGCAAAGCAAAGCCCATAGGAAAAGTTATACTCATACCAAATCTTATAGCCTTTAATAAACTTTTTTGTATCTTTAAAGCTTTTTCGTAAGATTTTTCATTCATAGCTTTATAAATTTCGCTCATAAGTTCTGGAAACACAGCTCCTGCACTTGTCATAGAACCCTTAGCTCCAGCAAATAAAGCTCCAGCATAAAATTCTTCTCTACCTACAAAAACATCAAAACCATCAGGTACAATATCTAAAATATGGTTTAAAAGTAGAGCATCTCCACTGCTATCCTTAATACCAACTATATTATCAATTTTAGAAAGTTTTTCAATAAGTGTTAATGGAAGCGGTGGAGCAAAAAGCGGTATATTATAAATATATAAAGGAAGCTTAACCTTGCTTGCTATATCTTTAACATATTCAAAAAGCGTCTCTTCATTAAACTTATAATAATACGGCATAGCAAGCAAAAGTGCATCAAGACCTATTTCATAAGCTTTTTGAGCCAAAATAGTTGTATTTTCATAAACACTTGAAGT comes from the Campylobacter insulaenigrae NCTC 12927 genome and includes:
- a CDS encoding SDR family oxidoreductase, giving the protein MDLQIKNKVCIITGGAKGIGYGIAKLWAKEGGIPVVLSRSMPQEHDEELKKLCQDYGFYEIDLKDYEQIGKLINEIATRYGGIYALVNNAGANDNLHIEDTTTQDLIKSYENNLFHYYTVTKECLPYIKKEQGSILNIVSKTGLTGQGRTSAYASAKAAQIGFTREWACAFAKDNVRVNALAPAEVMTPLYEKWLSNFSDPKEQYKKIAKSIPLGHRFTTIEEIANTSVFTLSPLASHTTGQILFPDGGYVHLDRALNWD
- a CDS encoding D-galactarate dehydratase / altronate hydrolase → MKGFVIVNEKDNVATALQNFQKGQNIAGVILQEDIQSGHKFALKDINTKELVIKYAEAIAIASCDIKAGAWVHVHNTEGIRGRGDEQ
- a CDS encoding D-galactarate dehydratase / altronate hydrolase; amino-acid sequence: MNKLMGYRREDGKFGLRNKVIIIPSVHCANKVCENIAKKCQGAVYINHQHGCSQLEFDALQTRDVLIGHGSNANVYGVLIVGLGCEVIQAKVVAEKIKEATPYKKVEYLVIQECGGTQNTLQKGIEIVQNMLDEAAKVQKSEGNFSDLILGTECGGSDSYSGLSANPALGSLSDFVIDEGGAVILAETTELIGCEAILAKRAKDDEVAKKVYDKILGFENLVKSFHADIRGANPSPGNIEGGLSSIEEKSLGCVYKAGSRILMDVIDYAKPVLSKGLTFMNTPGNDIEQLSAMVAGGANICVFTTGRGTPTGSAIVPTIKMSSNTFCYENMQDCIDINAGSIIDGTKTKEEVRDELIDLIMRVSQGQLVKAEINEQNDFSVWRLATTC
- a CDS encoding dihydrodipicolinate synthase family protein; the encoded protein is MGILKGTLPALLTPYHKDGSINEKEFINYCEFGISKGLDGLFCNGSAGDSQALSVEKQIQLMKLSKEASKNNVPIITGITSSVYENTTILAQKAYEIGLDALLLAMPYYYKFNEETLFEYVKDIASKVKLPLYIYNIPLFAPPLPLTLIEKLSKIDNIVGIKDSSGDALLLNHILDIVPDGFDVFVGREEFYAGALFAGAKGSMTSAGAVFPELMSEIYKAMNEKSYEKALKIQKSLLKAIRFGMSITFPMGFALLLKARGFDFVDFSPHPLSKITQEALHNRFDEAKNIIKELEEQTGIKL